In Streptomyces longhuiensis, the following proteins share a genomic window:
- a CDS encoding M20/M25/M40 family metallo-hydrolase, whose product MSESSTGRTVSGEDEVVDLCRELIQIDTSNYGDHSGPGERKAAEYVAEKLAEVGLEPKIFESHPGRASTVARIQGEDPSRPALLIHGHTDVVPANAADWTHHPFSGEIADGCVWGRGAVDMKDMDAMTLAVVRDRLRSGRKPPRDIVLAFLADEEAGGTYGARHLVDKHPDLFEGCTEAISEVGGFSFTVNEKLRLYLVETAQKGMHWMKLTVDGTAGHGSMIHKDNAITELSEAVGRLGRHKFPVRVTKTLRHFLDELGDALGTELDPENMDETLAKLGGIAKLIGASLQNTANPTQLGAGYKVNVIPGQATAHVDGRYLPGYEEEFLADLDRILGPNVKREDVHADKALETTFDGALVDAMQTALQAEDPIARAVPYMLSAGTDAKSFDDLGIRGFGFAPLKLPPELDFAGMFHGVDERVPVDGLKFGVRVLDRFIDAS is encoded by the coding sequence GTGAGCGAGTCGAGCACGGGCAGGACGGTCTCGGGCGAGGACGAGGTCGTCGACCTCTGTCGTGAGCTGATCCAGATCGACACCAGCAACTACGGCGACCACTCGGGCCCCGGTGAGCGCAAGGCCGCCGAGTACGTGGCGGAGAAGCTCGCCGAGGTGGGCCTCGAGCCCAAGATCTTCGAGTCCCACCCGGGCCGGGCCTCCACGGTCGCCCGGATCCAGGGCGAGGACCCCTCGCGGCCCGCGCTCCTGATCCACGGCCACACCGACGTCGTTCCGGCCAACGCGGCGGACTGGACCCACCACCCGTTCTCCGGCGAGATCGCCGACGGGTGCGTCTGGGGTCGCGGCGCCGTCGACATGAAGGACATGGACGCGATGACCCTCGCGGTCGTCCGGGACCGGCTGCGCAGCGGCCGTAAGCCCCCGCGCGACATCGTCCTGGCCTTCCTCGCCGACGAGGAGGCGGGCGGCACGTACGGCGCGCGGCACCTCGTCGACAAGCACCCGGACCTCTTCGAGGGGTGCACGGAGGCGATCAGCGAGGTCGGCGGGTTCTCCTTCACCGTCAACGAGAAGCTGCGGCTCTACCTCGTGGAGACGGCCCAGAAGGGCATGCACTGGATGAAGCTGACCGTGGACGGCACCGCCGGCCACGGTTCGATGATCCACAAGGACAACGCGATCACCGAGCTGTCCGAGGCCGTCGGGCGCCTGGGGCGGCACAAGTTCCCGGTGCGGGTCACCAAGACGCTGCGGCACTTCCTCGACGAGCTCGGCGACGCGCTCGGCACCGAGCTCGACCCGGAGAACATGGACGAGACGCTCGCCAAGCTCGGCGGCATCGCCAAGCTGATCGGCGCCTCGCTGCAGAACACCGCCAATCCGACGCAGCTCGGCGCCGGCTACAAGGTGAACGTGATCCCCGGGCAGGCCACCGCGCACGTCGACGGCCGCTATCTGCCGGGCTACGAGGAGGAGTTCCTCGCCGATCTCGACCGCATCCTCGGCCCGAACGTGAAGCGCGAGGACGTGCACGCGGACAAGGCCCTGGAGACCACCTTCGACGGCGCGCTCGTCGACGCCATGCAGACGGCGCTCCAGGCCGAGGACCCGATCGCCCGCGCGGTGCCGTACATGCTCTCCGCCGGCACCGACGCCAAGTCCTTCGACGACCTCGGCATCCGCGGGTTCGGCTTCGCCCCCCTGAAGCTGCCGCCGGAGCTGGACTTCGCGGGCATGTTCCACGGCGTCGACGAGCGAGTTCCGGTCGACGGGCTCAAGTTCGGTGTGCGCGTGCTCGACCGGTTCATCGACGCGTCCTGA
- a CDS encoding ROK family transcriptional regulator, with translation MTTPPWNRLRLRSNNEWLLLERLRLEGPASRAQLARDSGLSKPTVSSALAALERAGLVREAGTHAQSRGRVAVLYEPDPRAGHVLGIDIGRALLRTAVADVTGAIVSRTELRNRGRSAGAVADAAVTCAEQALAEAGLSQADVVHTAVATPGVFDRHTGRVRYAVNLPGWGRPGLVERMRDRLGTPLSVHNDANLAALGEYTFGAGKDSHLFVYVLIGTGLGMGVVADGELFLGAHGAAGEIGFLPLDGVPASGAAPRRGMLEDAVSADAVVRAARVLGMTGPLTAKRVFDAARTGDRAALAAVRQEGERLALAVASVTAVLDPDLVVLGGGVGKGADLLLATVAETLHRLTPLRPRVEPSRTGADAVLLGAITTALRAARPLLFERLTGRGPERGPAEGPEMQKTPD, from the coding sequence GTGACCACACCCCCCTGGAACCGCCTGCGCCTGCGCAGCAACAACGAATGGCTGCTCCTCGAACGCCTACGCCTCGAAGGCCCCGCCTCCCGCGCCCAACTCGCCCGCGACAGCGGCCTGTCCAAGCCCACCGTCTCCTCCGCCCTGGCCGCCCTGGAACGCGCGGGCCTGGTCCGCGAGGCCGGCACCCACGCGCAGAGCAGGGGACGCGTCGCCGTCCTCTACGAACCCGACCCTCGTGCCGGACACGTCCTCGGCATCGACATCGGCCGCGCCCTGCTGCGCACGGCGGTGGCCGACGTGACGGGCGCGATCGTTTCCCGTACGGAGTTACGCAACCGCGGCCGCAGCGCGGGAGCGGTCGCCGACGCGGCCGTCACCTGCGCCGAACAGGCCCTCGCGGAAGCCGGGTTGAGCCAGGCGGACGTCGTGCACACCGCCGTAGCCACCCCCGGCGTCTTCGACCGCCACACCGGCCGGGTCCGCTATGCCGTCAACCTGCCCGGCTGGGGCCGCCCCGGCCTCGTCGAGCGCATGCGCGACCGGCTCGGCACCCCGCTCTCCGTCCACAACGACGCCAACCTCGCCGCGCTCGGCGAGTACACCTTCGGCGCGGGCAAGGACAGTCATCTGTTCGTGTACGTCCTGATCGGCACCGGCCTCGGCATGGGCGTCGTCGCCGACGGCGAACTCTTCCTCGGCGCGCACGGCGCCGCGGGCGAGATCGGCTTCCTGCCACTGGACGGCGTACCGGCCTCGGGAGCGGCCCCCCGGCGCGGGATGCTGGAGGACGCGGTCTCCGCCGACGCCGTCGTCCGGGCCGCCCGCGTCCTGGGCATGACCGGGCCGCTCACTGCCAAGCGAGTCTTCGACGCCGCCCGCACCGGCGACCGTGCCGCCCTCGCCGCCGTACGTCAGGAGGGCGAGCGCCTCGCCCTCGCCGTCGCCTCCGTGACCGCCGTCCTCGATCCCGATCTGGTGGTCCTCGGCGGCGGCGTCGGGAAGGGCGCGGACCTCCTGCTCGCCACGGTCGCCGAGACCCTGCACCGCCTCACCCCGCTGCGCCCCCGCGTCGAGCCCAGCAGGACGGGAGCGGACGCGGTCCTGTTGGGAGCGATCACCACGGCCCTGCGCGCCGCCCGCCCGCTGCTCTTCGAGCGTCTGACGGGGAGGGGGCCGGAGAGAGGTCCGGCAGAGGGTCCGGAAATGCAAAAAACCCCAGATTGA
- a CDS encoding ABC transporter ATP-binding protein, whose protein sequence is MSPLLETIGLTRHFKVGTGLTRSVLHAVDDVDLAIGEREIVALVGESGSGKSTLARLVAQVHKPTRGEIRYQGQPLTAHRGRRAELAYRGDVPMVFQDPFASLNPAYRVSHGILRGLKLHRPELSGTERQAEAERVVEAVGLTPAAEVLSRFPYELSGGQRQRIGFAQALAHRPKLILADEPVSMLDVSIRIGLLNVMADLRETEGVSILYITHDIAGARYLSDRIAVMYGGHVVETGPTEDVLAHPRHPYTELLLSAVPDPRAPLDVDAAAAKTDPPVVIDPTPSCRFRTRCPLAVDQCHHVTPRLQPVAEGHTAACHVTAPPEGAR, encoded by the coding sequence ATGAGCCCTCTCCTCGAAACGATCGGCCTCACCCGCCACTTCAAGGTCGGCACCGGGCTCACCCGCAGCGTCCTGCACGCCGTCGACGACGTCGACCTCGCCATCGGCGAACGCGAGATCGTCGCCCTCGTCGGCGAGAGCGGCAGCGGCAAGTCCACGCTCGCCCGCCTCGTCGCCCAGGTCCACAAGCCCACCCGCGGTGAGATCCGGTACCAGGGACAGCCGCTGACCGCCCACCGCGGCCGCAGGGCCGAGCTCGCCTACCGCGGCGACGTCCCCATGGTCTTCCAGGACCCCTTCGCCTCCCTCAACCCCGCCTACCGCGTCTCCCACGGCATCCTGCGCGGCCTCAAGCTGCACCGCCCCGAACTGAGCGGCACCGAGCGCCAGGCGGAAGCCGAGCGGGTCGTCGAGGCGGTCGGCCTCACCCCCGCCGCCGAGGTCCTGTCCCGCTTCCCGTACGAACTCTCCGGCGGCCAGCGCCAGCGCATCGGCTTCGCCCAGGCTCTCGCCCACCGCCCCAAACTGATCCTCGCCGACGAACCCGTCTCCATGCTCGACGTCTCCATCCGCATCGGCCTGCTCAACGTCATGGCCGACCTGCGCGAGACCGAGGGCGTCTCCATCCTCTACATCACCCATGACATCGCCGGCGCCCGCTATCTCTCGGACCGGATCGCCGTCATGTACGGCGGTCACGTCGTCGAGACCGGCCCCACCGAGGACGTCCTGGCCCACCCCCGCCACCCCTACACCGAGCTGCTCCTGTCCGCCGTCCCCGATCCGCGCGCCCCCCTCGACGTCGACGCGGCCGCCGCCAAGACCGACCCGCCCGTCGTCATCGACCCCACCCCCAGCTGCCGCTTCCGCACCCGCTGCCCGCTCGCCGTCGACCAGTGCCACCACGTCACCCCACGCCTGCAACCCGTCGCCGAGGGCCACACGGCGGCCTGCCACGTCACGGCCCCGCCCGAGGGCGCCCGGTGA
- a CDS encoding ABC transporter ATP-binding protein encodes MPEPLLSVTDLTVVYDTARGPVTAVDHVELTVEKGQFTAVVGESGCGKSTLMFAVAQLLNPPARIAGGAVRFRGENLVTLGERELNALRWRDYSVVLQSAMNALNPVATLAAQYKDAMAAHGTHTNEEIRARSAEVLDLVGIDPVHLHSYPHQLSGGMRQRAMIAMALLLTPDLVIMDEPTSALDVVAQRSLMVQIKELQQLLGFAVVFVTHDMSLVSHFSDQLLVMYAGQVVEQGPTRTVFDHPSHPYSRGLLEAFPSIRGPRVPLHGIPGSPPDLAAPPAGCRFTPRCPLVHERCHVSEPALYEVGAARSRCLLHLTEAAS; translated from the coding sequence GTGCCTGAACCCCTGCTGAGCGTCACCGACCTCACCGTCGTCTACGACACCGCACGCGGCCCCGTCACGGCCGTCGACCACGTCGAACTCACGGTGGAAAAAGGACAGTTCACCGCAGTCGTCGGCGAGTCCGGCTGCGGCAAGTCCACCCTGATGTTCGCCGTCGCGCAGCTGCTCAACCCGCCCGCCCGCATCGCCGGCGGCGCCGTCCGCTTCCGCGGCGAGAACCTCGTCACCCTCGGCGAACGCGAACTCAACGCCCTGCGCTGGCGCGACTACTCCGTCGTCCTGCAGTCCGCCATGAACGCCCTGAACCCGGTGGCCACCCTCGCCGCCCAGTACAAGGACGCGATGGCCGCCCACGGGACTCATACGAACGAGGAGATCCGGGCCCGCTCCGCCGAGGTCCTCGACCTCGTCGGCATCGACCCCGTCCATCTGCACAGCTACCCGCACCAGCTCTCCGGCGGCATGCGCCAGCGCGCCATGATCGCCATGGCGCTGCTGCTCACCCCGGACCTGGTCATCATGGACGAGCCGACCTCAGCGCTCGACGTCGTCGCCCAGCGCTCCCTCATGGTCCAGATCAAGGAACTCCAGCAGCTCCTCGGCTTCGCCGTCGTGTTCGTCACCCACGACATGTCCCTGGTGAGCCACTTCTCCGACCAGCTCCTCGTCATGTACGCGGGCCAGGTCGTCGAACAGGGCCCCACCCGCACCGTCTTCGACCACCCCTCCCACCCCTACAGCCGCGGCCTCCTCGAAGCGTTCCCCTCGATCCGCGGCCCCCGCGTCCCGCTGCACGGCATCCCCGGCAGCCCGCCCGACCTCGCCGCGCCCCCGGCCGGCTGCCGCTTCACCCCGCGCTGCCCCCTCGTCCACGAGCGGTGCCATGTCAGCGAGCCCGCCCTGTACGAAGTGGGGGCGGCCCGCTCCCGCTGCCTGCTGCACCTCACGGAGGCCGCCTCATGA
- a CDS encoding ABC transporter permease, which translates to MTTTAITAPPPEKAPARTRAGGGLWRAVRGNRKAMAGAVILLVFTVVAAFPGLFTSVDHPDEANFAPRLAPSTAHLLGTTALGQDIYSQLVHGTRESLVIAVVAGALATVLSVIVGVSAAYLGGLADDLLSLLTNVVLVIPAFPLVIILAKYAGKGSLTVILAVLVLTGWSYGANQLRAQALSLRNRDFLESARVRGERRSYIIVCEVLPTMTSLIVANFLGAALYSVLSAAGLQFLGLGDPNSQSWGTMLYWAQNQQALQTGTPLWSLAPGLCVALLGVAFALVNYAFDEIGNPALRPVRRRRKGA; encoded by the coding sequence ATGACCACCACCGCCATCACCGCACCGCCCCCGGAGAAGGCCCCGGCCCGCACCCGGGCGGGCGGCGGCCTCTGGCGCGCCGTCCGGGGCAACCGGAAGGCCATGGCGGGCGCGGTGATCCTGCTCGTGTTCACCGTCGTCGCCGCGTTCCCGGGCCTGTTCACCTCCGTCGACCACCCCGACGAGGCGAACTTCGCCCCCCGCCTCGCCCCGTCCACCGCCCATCTCCTCGGCACCACGGCGCTCGGCCAGGACATCTACTCCCAACTCGTCCACGGCACACGGGAGTCGCTCGTCATCGCCGTCGTGGCCGGCGCCCTCGCCACCGTCCTGTCCGTGATCGTCGGAGTCTCCGCCGCGTACCTCGGCGGCCTCGCCGACGACCTCCTGTCGCTCCTGACGAACGTCGTCCTCGTCATTCCGGCGTTCCCCCTGGTGATCATCCTCGCCAAGTACGCCGGCAAAGGCTCGCTCACCGTCATCCTCGCCGTCCTCGTCCTCACCGGCTGGTCCTACGGCGCCAACCAACTGCGCGCCCAGGCACTGTCGTTGCGCAACCGGGACTTCCTGGAATCGGCGCGGGTGCGCGGCGAGCGGCGCTCGTACATCATCGTCTGCGAGGTCCTGCCGACGATGACGTCCCTGATCGTCGCCAACTTCCTCGGCGCCGCGCTCTATTCGGTGCTGAGCGCGGCCGGCCTGCAGTTCCTCGGCCTCGGCGACCCGAACTCGCAGAGCTGGGGCACCATGCTCTACTGGGCCCAGAACCAGCAGGCCCTGCAGACCGGCACCCCGCTGTGGTCCCTCGCCCCCGGCCTGTGCGTCGCCCTGCTCGGCGTCGCGTTCGCCCTCGTCAACTACGCCTTCGACGAGATCGGCAACCCGGCCCTGCGTCCCGTACGAAGGAGGCGCAAAGGTGCCTGA
- a CDS encoding ABC transporter permease produces the protein MRFILRRLGFFLLTLWAALTLNFFIPRFMPGDPVDALVVRTRGRVSRDALEQMLTSFGFKPDQNVAVQYVDYLGHMFTGNWGRSIGQTLGEPVTKLIGGALPWTLGLVGITTVLAFVLGTLIGTVSGWRRGGALDAILPPIFVITSALPYFWVGLLLILVFSQGTGGWLPANFNYDTTIVPGFSPGFVGSVLSHAVLPAATLLITTIGGWILTMRNNMITTLAEDYVRMARAKGLGSRRIMYGYAARNAILPNLAGFAMSLGFVISGAILIEYVFNYPGIGYLLYNAVQNVDYPLMQALFMLFTVAVLVALLAVDIATVWLDPRARAKG, from the coding sequence GTGCGCTTCATACTGCGCCGCCTGGGGTTCTTTCTCCTCACGCTCTGGGCGGCCCTCACCCTGAACTTCTTCATCCCGCGCTTCATGCCGGGCGACCCGGTCGACGCGCTCGTCGTGCGCACCCGTGGCCGCGTCTCCCGCGACGCGCTCGAACAGATGCTGACGTCGTTCGGCTTCAAGCCCGACCAGAACGTGGCGGTCCAGTACGTCGACTACCTGGGCCACATGTTCACCGGGAACTGGGGCCGCTCCATCGGCCAGACGCTGGGCGAGCCGGTCACCAAGCTGATCGGCGGCGCCCTGCCCTGGACCCTGGGCCTCGTCGGCATCACCACGGTGCTCGCGTTCGTCCTCGGCACGCTCATCGGCACCGTCTCGGGCTGGCGCCGCGGCGGCGCCCTCGACGCGATCCTCCCGCCGATCTTCGTGATCACGTCGGCGCTGCCGTACTTCTGGGTGGGCCTGCTGCTGATCCTGGTCTTCTCCCAGGGCACCGGCGGCTGGCTCCCCGCCAACTTCAACTACGACACCACGATCGTGCCCGGCTTCTCCCCGGGCTTCGTGGGCAGCGTGCTCTCCCACGCGGTCCTGCCCGCGGCGACGCTCCTCATCACGACGATCGGCGGCTGGATCCTCACCATGCGCAACAACATGATCACCACGTTGGCCGAGGACTACGTCCGGATGGCCCGCGCCAAGGGCCTCGGCTCCCGCCGCATCATGTACGGGTACGCCGCCCGCAACGCGATCCTGCCCAACCTCGCCGGCTTCGCCATGTCCCTCGGTTTCGTCATCTCGGGCGCGATCCTCATCGAGTACGTCTTCAACTACCCCGGCATCGGCTACCTCCTCTACAACGCCGTCCAGAACGTCGACTACCCGCTGATGCAGGCCCTGTTCATGCTGTTCACGGTCGCGGTCCTGGTGGCGCTGCTCGCGGTGGACATCGCGACGGTGTGGCTGGATCCGCGAGCCAGGGCGAAGGGGTGA
- a CDS encoding ABC transporter substrate-binding protein has product MRPTRILAAAVIGALAVTATACSETKHKGGSDGNDATQSSGPKKKGGTVTIANTAGQTWTCNFNPFNPAVYNTSIGFVYEPLIYVNALKNQAETPMLAKSYKWNADKTQIDFTIRSGVKWNDGKPLTAKDVAFTFNLMKRVRSTDLYALWTTAGLRSATASGDQVTLKFDKAAQPYFYAFAHQVAIVPEHVFGTGAAAAHPDTWVDKKPVGTGPFEVNPCSPNNIQYTANPDYWQQGKPYIQKVEYPAYLDNGPANLDLANGKAQWGSQFIPGIKQFYLDKSPDNHTWSPPVLNVGIYPNLDPSHKMSSNLKVRRAISYAIDRDKVSKIGVGGQEPAANQSGIVTPTFDTYYDKAAVEKAGFDKPDPARAKKLLGELGYSPSKPLKLKIITITGYTDWDASLNVIKQNLKAVGIDLTVQDLAQQTMVGKLYTGDYDLAYYNQQTSGPTPYYELRQMLHSANTAPLGKNATSNYQRYKNPKVDQLLNDYASADETKQVEIVKQVAQYMIDDVPVIPVVEAVDWFQYNTKDIAGWPTEDNPYAQPAAYNFPDTGQVLTHLYSKSAQ; this is encoded by the coding sequence ATGAGGCCCACGCGCATCCTCGCCGCAGCGGTCATCGGCGCGCTCGCCGTGACGGCGACGGCCTGTTCGGAGACCAAGCACAAAGGCGGCTCCGACGGCAACGACGCCACACAGAGCAGCGGCCCGAAGAAGAAGGGCGGCACGGTCACCATCGCCAACACGGCGGGGCAGACCTGGACCTGCAACTTCAACCCGTTCAACCCGGCCGTCTACAACACCTCCATCGGCTTCGTCTACGAACCCCTGATCTACGTCAACGCCCTCAAGAACCAGGCCGAGACACCGATGCTCGCCAAGAGCTACAAGTGGAACGCCGACAAGACGCAGATCGACTTCACGATCCGCTCCGGAGTGAAGTGGAACGACGGCAAGCCGCTCACGGCCAAGGACGTCGCCTTCACCTTCAACCTCATGAAGCGCGTCAGGTCCACCGACCTGTACGCCCTGTGGACCACGGCCGGACTCCGGTCGGCGACCGCCTCCGGCGACCAGGTCACCCTGAAGTTCGACAAGGCGGCACAGCCTTACTTCTACGCGTTCGCCCACCAGGTCGCCATCGTGCCCGAGCACGTCTTCGGCACCGGCGCGGCCGCGGCCCACCCCGACACCTGGGTCGACAAGAAGCCCGTCGGCACCGGCCCCTTCGAGGTCAACCCCTGCTCACCGAACAACATCCAGTACACCGCCAACCCCGACTACTGGCAGCAGGGCAAGCCGTACATCCAGAAGGTCGAGTACCCGGCCTACCTCGACAACGGCCCCGCCAACCTCGACCTCGCCAACGGCAAGGCGCAGTGGGGCAGCCAGTTCATCCCGGGCATCAAGCAGTTCTACCTGGACAAGTCGCCCGACAACCACACCTGGTCGCCGCCCGTCCTGAACGTCGGCATCTACCCGAACCTCGACCCGTCCCACAAGATGTCCAGCAACCTCAAGGTCCGCCGGGCGATCTCGTACGCCATCGACCGCGACAAGGTCTCCAAGATCGGGGTCGGCGGGCAGGAACCGGCCGCCAACCAGTCGGGCATCGTCACGCCGACGTTCGACACGTACTACGACAAGGCGGCCGTCGAGAAGGCCGGCTTCGACAAGCCGGACCCGGCCCGCGCCAAGAAGCTCCTCGGCGAGCTCGGCTACTCCCCGTCGAAGCCGCTCAAGCTGAAGATCATCACGATCACCGGCTACACCGACTGGGACGCCTCCCTCAACGTCATCAAGCAGAACCTGAAGGCCGTCGGCATCGACCTCACCGTCCAGGACCTCGCGCAGCAGACCATGGTCGGCAAGCTCTACACCGGTGACTACGACCTTGCGTACTACAACCAGCAGACCAGCGGCCCGACCCCGTACTACGAGCTGCGCCAGATGCTGCACTCCGCGAACACCGCGCCTCTCGGCAAGAACGCCACCAGCAACTACCAGCGCTACAAGAACCCGAAGGTCGACCAGCTCCTCAACGACTACGCGTCGGCGGACGAGACCAAGCAGGTCGAGATCGTCAAGCAGGTCGCCCAGTACATGATCGACGACGTCCCGGTGATCCCCGTCGTGGAGGCGGTGGACTGGTTCCAGTACAACACCAAGGACATCGCCGGCTGGCCCACCGAGGACAACCCCTACGCCCAGCCCGCGGCCTACAACTTCCCCGACACGGGCCAGGTGCTCACCCACCTGTACTCCAAGTCGGCCCAGTAG
- a CDS encoding ROK family protein, which yields MNVPPSTPVVLALDFGGTKTALTIADQHGTRLHDLTVETAAEHGARAGLKRAMGAARSLLDGREPVAVGVSTIGIPGADGVALAPNIPGWDELALGHELALEFPESELRLATDVKAAARYECDAGALKGCDPGLYVNLGTGLAVAIVAGGTVVAGRHGASGEIGYNLRTVADVGRGSGDRIPLEDVVSGKALSRAAQANGSTELSLHIVEFIDELAFHLVNLAIAVDPERIVVGGGMVRSWAALHAPLRTALDAAVPYPPQLVPAAHPYDAPLLGALALAVEAARTGT from the coding sequence GTGAACGTGCCTCCCTCCACGCCCGTCGTGCTCGCCCTCGATTTCGGCGGCACCAAGACGGCCCTGACCATTGCGGACCAGCACGGCACCCGGTTGCACGACCTCACCGTCGAGACCGCGGCGGAGCACGGCGCACGAGCAGGCCTCAAAAGGGCCATGGGTGCCGCCCGCTCCCTCCTCGACGGCCGCGAACCGGTCGCCGTCGGGGTGTCCACCATCGGCATCCCCGGCGCCGACGGGGTCGCCCTCGCCCCGAACATCCCCGGCTGGGACGAACTCGCCCTCGGTCATGAACTCGCCCTGGAATTCCCGGAGTCGGAGCTTCGCCTCGCCACCGACGTGAAGGCCGCGGCACGCTACGAATGCGACGCCGGGGCGTTGAAGGGCTGCGACCCGGGCCTGTACGTGAACCTCGGCACCGGGCTCGCCGTCGCCATCGTGGCCGGCGGCACGGTCGTGGCCGGACGGCACGGCGCGTCCGGCGAGATCGGCTACAACCTGCGCACCGTCGCCGACGTCGGACGGGGCTCCGGTGACCGGATCCCGTTGGAGGACGTCGTCAGCGGCAAGGCTCTCAGCCGCGCAGCGCAGGCGAACGGTTCCACCGAGCTCTCCCTCCACATCGTGGAGTTCATCGACGAGCTGGCCTTCCATCTCGTCAACCTCGCCATCGCCGTGGATCCCGAGCGGATCGTCGTCGGCGGCGGCATGGTCCGCTCCTGGGCCGCTCTGCACGCACCGCTGCGCACCGCCCTGGACGCGGCCGTGCCCTACCCGCCGCAGCTCGTACCCGCGGCGCACCCGTACGACGCGCCCCTGCTCGGGGCACTCGCGCTGGCCGTCGAGGCCGCGCGCACCGGAACCTGA
- a CDS encoding carbohydrate binding domain-containing protein encodes MFSRRKRRSGRPRLLALIGSAALAVAGAVALPTTAQAANVLSNAGFESGSTSPWTCSGGLGSVVSSPVHGGTKALAGAASSSDNAKCSQTVSVQPNTAYTLSGWVRGNYVYLGVDGGASTWTQSPTAYSQLTVQFTTGASQTSATIYTQGWYAQGTYYADDISLDGPGGGGGDTQAPTAPTALKSTGKTSTSVSLSWTGASDNVGVTGYDIYSGGSNKLLTVSGTSATVSGLSPSTAYAFTVKAHDAAGNASAASNSVSVTTDQGSGGGTGFKQAAPYFYTGWGSPPSPATVMNATGVKWFTMAFVLSSGGCNPAWDGQRALTGGQDQTAINAIRSAGGDVVPSIGGWSGNKLGPNCSTPEALAGAYQKVIDAYGLKAIDVDIENSDEFENEAVQDRILGALKIVKANNPGLRTILTFGTSTTGPTYYGNRLIEQSKALNAGIDVFTIMPFDFGGGSDMYGSTVNAAEGLKAKLKSVYGWDDTTAYGHIGISGMNGLSDQQETTTPAIWTQVKDWANSHHIARLAFWSVNRDRPCAGGGVAENCSGISQDNWQFTKITAGFTG; translated from the coding sequence GTGTTCTCCAGACGCAAGAGACGCTCCGGAAGGCCCCGCCTTCTCGCCCTCATCGGATCCGCCGCACTCGCCGTGGCCGGCGCGGTCGCCCTCCCCACCACCGCGCAGGCGGCCAACGTGCTGTCCAACGCGGGCTTCGAAAGCGGCAGCACGAGCCCGTGGACCTGCTCCGGCGGGCTCGGCTCGGTCGTGTCCAGCCCGGTCCACGGCGGCACCAAAGCCCTGGCGGGGGCGGCCAGTTCCAGTGACAACGCGAAGTGCAGCCAGACCGTCTCCGTCCAGCCGAACACCGCGTACACCCTCTCGGGCTGGGTGCGCGGCAACTACGTCTACCTCGGCGTGGACGGCGGGGCCTCGACCTGGACGCAGTCGCCGACGGCCTACAGTCAGCTCACGGTGCAGTTCACGACCGGCGCCTCCCAGACCAGCGCCACCATCTACACCCAGGGCTGGTACGCGCAAGGCACCTACTACGCCGACGACATCAGCCTCGACGGGCCCGGCGGCGGGGGCGGCGACACCCAGGCGCCCACCGCCCCGACGGCCCTGAAGTCCACCGGCAAGACCTCGACGAGCGTCTCCCTGTCCTGGACCGGGGCGAGCGACAACGTCGGCGTCACCGGCTACGACATCTACAGCGGCGGCAGCAACAAGCTCCTGACGGTCTCCGGCACGAGCGCCACCGTCAGCGGCCTCTCCCCGAGCACCGCGTACGCCTTCACGGTCAAGGCCCACGACGCGGCCGGCAATGCCTCGGCCGCCTCCAACTCGGTCTCCGTGACCACCGATCAGGGCTCCGGCGGCGGGACCGGTTTCAAGCAGGCGGCCCCGTACTTCTACACCGGCTGGGGTTCCCCGCCCAGCCCGGCCACGGTGATGAACGCGACCGGCGTCAAGTGGTTCACGATGGCGTTCGTCCTCTCCTCCGGAGGCTGCAACCCGGCCTGGGACGGCCAGCGCGCCCTCACCGGCGGCCAGGACCAGACCGCGATCAACGCCATCCGCTCCGCGGGCGGTGACGTCGTCCCGTCCATCGGCGGCTGGAGCGGCAACAAGCTCGGCCCCAACTGCTCGACCCCCGAAGCCCTCGCGGGCGCCTACCAGAAGGTCATCGACGCGTACGGGCTCAAGGCCATCGACGTCGACATCGAGAACTCCGACGAGTTCGAGAACGAAGCCGTCCAGGACCGCATCCTGGGCGCCCTGAAGATCGTCAAGGCCAACAACCCGGGCCTGCGCACGATCCTCACCTTCGGCACCTCGACGACCGGACCGACGTACTACGGCAACCGCCTCATCGAGCAGTCCAAGGCCCTGAACGCGGGCATCGACGTCTTCACGATCATGCCGTTCGACTTCGGCGGCGGCTCCGACATGTACGGCAGCACCGTGAACGCCGCCGAGGGCCTCAAGGCCAAGCTCAAGTCGGTCTACGGCTGGGACGACACGACGGCGTACGGGCACATCGGCATCTCCGGCATGAACGGCCTCAGCGACCAGCAGGAGACCACGACGCCGGCGATCTGGACCCAGGTCAAGGACTGGGCCAACAGCCACCACATCGCACGCCTCGCCTTCTGGTCGGTCAACCGTGACCGGCCGTGCGCGGGCGGGGGAGTGGCGGAGAACTGCTCCGGCATCAGCCAGGACAACTGGCAGTTCACGAAGATCACCGCCGGGTTCACCGGCTGA